One region of Oryza sativa Japonica Group chromosome 10, ASM3414082v1 genomic DNA includes:
- the LOC4349216 gene encoding heavy metal-associated isoprenylated plant protein 39, producing the protein MSKKIVVKLNVHDKAEKQKAMKAVSALIGIDELSMDMASQKMTVIGMVDPVNVVSKLRKSWAATIESVGPAKEPEKKEEKKDGGGDGKKDGGGDGKKEGEAGDKKDGDAAKKDGDKDGEAKKEDGDKKPAAPTEQQLFAELMNQYYHRPAAYGYNPYMSVPPHYVVQSMEENPNSCAIC; encoded by the exons ATGTCGAAG AAAATCGTGGTGAAGCTGAACGTGCACGACAAGGCGGAGAAGCAGAAGGCCATGAAGGCCGTCTCGGCGCTCATCG GCATCGACGAGCTGTCCATGGACATGGCGAGCCAGAAGATGACGGTGATCGGGATGGTGGACCCGGTGAACGTGGTGAGCAAGCTGCGCAAGTCGTGGGCGGCGACCATCGAGTCCGTCGGGCCGGCGAAGGAGccggagaagaaggaggagaagaaggacggcggcggcgacggcaagaaggacggcggcggcgacggcaagaaGGAAGGCGAGGCCGGGGACAAGAAGGACGGCGATGCGGCCAAGAAGGACGGCGACAAGGACGGCGAGGCCAAGAAGGAGGACGGCGACAagaagccggcggcgccgacggagcAGCAGCTCTTCGCCGAGCTCATGAACCAGTACTACCACCGGCCGGCGGCGTACGGCTACAACCCTTACATGTCCGTGCCACCACACTACGTCGTGCAGAGCATGGAGGAAAACCCCAACTCCTGCGCCATCTGCTGA